GCccgttttctgtttctcctctcccgCACTCTGGCCCACGCTTTCCGCCCCTGCCCCTGCCGTCCGTGCGCCAGCCTGTCCTACGGTCGGCTTTtgatctcccttcctccccttggtGATTTGTGATGGTTCAGTTCTGGTAGGCGCCTCCCCCTTTCAATTGGTACTATTTTCCCATTGCATTTTCTCATCCAGTTCTTCGCATTTCAGACACAAAGGATCAGGAGTTGTCACAGAGGTTGGCTAGCTTCACTCACTCCTGGAGCCATTTAAATGGCTTGTGGCCTTTGCTGCTCAGTCTGATGTGGTGTTTGGGTCCTGTGGCGTTTAAGGACCATGGGGGATATAGTGGCCTGGTTAGCGCCTATAGGTCCAGTCTGTGGTCGTCTGTGTCCCTCCCCTTAGAATTGTTTATCCACGGAGCCCGTAGGGGGGCCAGATTATTGATAGTTTGGGACTACTTACTAGGTTAATAGTATACATCAGGATCATGCCAGTGGGTGCatgactgctgctgctgcttattCTTGTTCGTCTTATTACTTATGTTATTcacttattcttcttattgttcttcttcttcttcttcttttcttgttcttcttcgtgTATTATGCcttcttattgttcttcttaattattggttcttattcttcttctgttactttattcttcttttattcttcttcttcttcttcttcctttccttcttgttctttgttcttcttattgttcttcttattcttgtttttattattattgttattattattattattattgttattattattattattattataatcatattgtttttattattattatcattattattattattttattataatcatcatcatcaacaatcattatcgtcatcgtcatcgtcatcgtcatcgtcatcgtcatcgtcatcgtcatcgtcatcgtcatcgtcatcatcatcatcatcatcatcatcatcatcatcatcatcatcatcatcaacaactccctccccccaccctcattattattactattatcatgataattatctataccattattattatcattatcatcattattattagtataaaaagataattaaactCAATCTACTCACATTTTTTAGTATAGTATAACTAAAAAAACAGAGTACGGTAAACTTCATACTGCAGTACTTACACTAGTTTGAGAGCCAAAACTAGACAGTTGCTTGAAGACCAGGTGAAGCAAGGACCTGTTCTGTCTGCATTTATACTTCAATCTATTTCACATGTGTATGGAGGCAGCCATTGTTGAAACTTGTGGTTCACATGAAAGagattattataaagaaataaatatgtacTATTATATGACAGAACAAAATCATATGAAACTAAGGTAGGCTCTGTATGGGTAGAGCAGCAAATGTGCCTTGAGTCATGTGTTTGACATTCCTGGTCTAAATGAATGTTTATCATCAAAACAAAGGTGTCATCTATTATTTATTGACTTTTGTAGCCTGATGACCTATGGCAGCATCTCTGTTCCTGTCTCATGCTGTATGAGCATTCATTTGATAGAATCATTTCAGAAAAAAGTACCATTTGACAAGACAGGTGCCACTATGAGTGACACTTGATTAATTGTTATTGctaccaccaccattattatttttaatcaacaCTGGTACTGCTACTGCTGATACCTTAAAACTGGTGGTTGCTACttttgatatgtataaatatatcatcatcactagacAGAGAGATCATTAGACAGATCTGCTGTAAcattctgtgtttgtgtctgtccgtctgtctgtgtctgtgtcagtctgcatatgtatgtgtatgtgcttgtatgtatttatgtaaaaatgtatgtatattaggcAAAGACAAAAACATTAGCAGGAACATGGAGAGGGAATAGAGGtaatggaggagaagaaagtacATACAGAACCTAACTGAGGAGGGTTATAGGAATATGTTTTACAAGGACAGAGCCTCAGTCACTGATGTGAAAATGTCTTTTACACAGGGCAAGAGGGTCAAGCGGAtaagaaaggcaaaagaaagaaatgaggaagagagagaagaaggggaatgtACTGACTCTGGAGAGGAAGAAttggaacaagaggaagaagaggaagagatgaggaatgAGGAGGCTGCTGAGGAGAGTGTTGATAGGGAAGGTAGGATTCAGTACTATGTTTGGCTCCTGATGATTGACTCTTTTTTGCTATTGCTGCAGCACTGACCATTGGATTGTGTGCACGTGCATTTATACTTGAGTGTAATTATCTGTACTTGTGGACATGTAAGTTTGTATGTTGAGTGAGTGCATGCATGAATTTTGGTATATGAACATATTTTTTACTGATTGTTTTgcttttcatgatatatattgtttatttataatatataatcacttacacaatattatatattttttagtaatgaATACAAAAAATGCTGTGATTTTCAGAAACAGTACATGTGCCACCATCTTTAAGGTTAATGGTAATTGAAAGTgcaagtgagagagtgaaaggggggaaCACTGCATTTAGTAACCTTAGACGGAGGCACAGTGGGTAGAGAGGCCAAGAATTTAGTTCAGCTGCCTGCTGAATATTTAGCAAGGTAAGCTTTTCCTCTCATTTATTGGAATTATAATTGATGTGATGATAGTTgaacatgtgttatatattatttatataatatatataatatatatatatatatatatatatataatatattatataagtatatatatatacatataattagttgggtgtggtggtgtgtgtgtgggggtgtgtgtggtggtggtgtgtgggtgggttgtgtgtgggggtggtggtgttgtagtatatatatgctatctaattagatatataaaataatatatcataaataacaactataaatgatataacatatgtatatatacaatatattatatatatacatatgtacatataaatttagtaagtataaatatatatatatataaacagaatataaatatcatatacagtatcagactagtaatatatatacagatatataatgataaatatcataatatatttatactttaatatatatgtatatatatatatatatgtaacaatatatataaatgtataatacatataatagtaataatgaatataatatataatgatatagtaatattacttgaatatatatagtactatatatctgGGATATATCATATGTCAtcaatatgtatattagatatactatgatatatagtatatgacaatatgatatatagatataaaatatatctataaatatatatatatatattaataatgtatataattatgtatatcagtaaaatgtataatatagacatataataggataaataatataaatgatcatagtatatcataaataatgatatatatataaatatataatataaatatatatacttagtaatatactaatatatatatatagatatctatataatgatcatataatataagatataataaatatatatatatatatgtatagatgagatgatatatatatacataatgatatattatatatgattactatatataaatgatataaatatatgtatatatataaatatatatatatatatatgtatatatatatatatatactatatatatatatatttatatatattataatattatatattatcatatatatatatatacattatatatctatatatatattatatatatatattatatatatctacatatacatattatatatatatatatctatatatttatcttattatcatatattctatcatatatactatagtctactctatcatatattcatatatatatatacatataatctattcatctatataaaactatatatatcatatatcatacctCTCATctctatactattttatataccatacttactatacatatatatacatatattcatatatacctatatgtatatatacttatgtatatatacatatatgtatatatacatatataaatatatatatactatatatatatatatatatatatatatatatatatatatatatatatatatattatatatataaaaatgtatatatatattttttagagatAATTGTGATCTTCATTATTTCTGTGATGGGATAGAAATATGAGAAATGATAGCCATTTCATATGATACAGGTACATGCAGAGATAAGTTATCATTCAGAAGGCCCAGATGATCACCACTACTACCTCAAAGATTTGGGTAGCAATAACGGAACTTTTGTGAATGACGCAAGGTTGAGTGAACCACGAGAAACAAGCCAAGAAGTAGAGGTATGATTTTGTATGAGTGTGTAAGAACATATGAACAATATTTATGGATACCATGCCAATTTTTTTTGCCTTATGGTATTATTTCTTCAGCCTGATAAAAGGATTATGGGTAGATCATTTTTTGCttttgcatatttgtgtgttgtgaagCCAATATATTGTGTGAATTTGACAAGAATTTTTATATTCCCTAAAGTAATCTAAACTTTTCAGCTTGGCCATGGATGGATGTTGCAGTTTGGTCCAGTCAAGGTGAAATGCCACATTCACCCAGGACTGCTGACCTGCAATGAGTGTGAACCAGGACTAGTTAATGCTAATCACTCCTCACAGGGTAGGTTGTTGACAGATTATGAAGAAATTTGGGATTTGATAAATTGTGATTTACATTTCATTAGAGgttcatagtgtatatatatacaccatatgtaAACACTTACAGAACAAGGAGATGGTGGTGTTATGGTATTGttcattatgtttttgtttctggTCTGGGGTACtggcatttttttgtttatattatacattacaggGATGATGGCatatgtgtttattcatatgtttgaTTGATGCATATCAGGTTTGGTTAGGGGAGAAATATTTGTGATGTCTGATTATGAGGTGAATCTTAGATAATATTTCTTGCATATGCTTCAGTTTCAAATGtcctttttagtattttatgcttttttattttgaattatttattacttgggaatttacataatttttttctccaaatgtcatgaatatattagatatatgatatagggagtaatttttcatcatatatgattatgttaAATACTGTTTATTTCATTGCTACTAGTGTAACTTATAACTATATGAATAGATCCTGGAAGTTCCATCGTGTCATACAAGAATGCCAAGACtcgagagaaagcgaggaagaaagAACTTCAGGCCATGAAGAAGAAGTATGCCCTAACTTCATCAACAGGTGCACCAGTTACGAGTGGAGACTATAATGATCGAGCtgatagaagaagaagggaagttgGTTCTGATAATCCTTATGAAAAGACTGAAGTAGCATCAACAGAAGTGTAAGTATTTTGTATTGGGTAGTGATATACCATACTAAGTGAATTATTTGATGCCTGGTGGTATATCTTGCACtttttgtgtatagtgtatatcaaagaaaaagaacaattgtTAAATATGGATACTTTTAATAGCAGTATATGATTTTCTTTGTGATGTATTGTGTCTTTTACAGAGCATTAAGAGACAACAACAAAGGATTTGCACTGTTACAGAAGATGGGATGGTCTGAGGGTCAGAGCCTGGGTAAATCACAGAAGGGCATAAAACAACCAGTAAGGAAAACAGTTTAAgcttaaaatcattatcatgtatGAAACATTAGCATAGTAACATACAAGtagaatatgatgaaaaatatataaatgtaataatttatgAACAGCTCGCTTCTTTAGAGGCTTCACCGAGCTTGTTTAAAATATCTTAGTTTTGTCCCTAATTTTGTACTGTTTTGCAGATGATAAATCTACTATAAATCTGAAACTtgcccatatataaatatgtcactACTCACACTTGCAACAGTTCTTTTCTCCCACATACAGTTAGCAACATTTCCAAAAGTAGGTTTGTGTTATACCATGAAAATGTCATTAGGAGATTTGCCATTTTCAGATACAACCTGAAACCGTAGTCGGACGTGCAGGTTTTGGGTTGGTAGTGGCAGATGTGACACCAAGTGTTgctgagaagaagagagagaaagtcttgCAGATCACTAAGCAGCGTTACAACCAGACCTAAACAGGAAAAccataaatagatcaataaattaTATAGTGACATTGATTTTTCCTTCTATGTAAATGTGTAATGGTATTtaaaacatactttatatatatatatatatatatatatatatatatatatatatatatatatatattatatatatatatatatatatatatatatatatattatatatatatataatatattatatatatatatatatatatatatatatatatatatatatatatactatatatatatatattatatatatatatatatatatatatatatatatatatatatataataatatatatatatatatattatattatatatatattaatatatattatatatatatatatatatatatatatataatactatatatatataatatatatatatatataatatatatatatatatatatatatatatatatatatatatatatatatataatatataataaatttaaaatatatattatatatatatatatatatatatatatatatttatagtattaaatatattattatatatattatatatagtatttaaataaTTACAATTCACTAAAGGAAAAATCAATGTCACTATATAATTTATTGATCATTTATGTTTTCATGTTTAGGTCTGTTTAACGCTGCTTAGTGATCTGCAagactttctttctcttctcagcAACACTTGGTGTCACATCTGCCACTACCAACCCAAACCTGCACGTCCGACTACGGTTTTCAGTTGTATCTGAAATGCAATCTCCATGACATTTTCTGTATAAACACAACTACTTTGGAAATGTTGCAACTGTATGTGGGAGAAAAGAACTGTTGCAAGTGTGAGtatgacatatttatatatggcaaGTTTCAGATTTATAGTAGATATTTATCATCTGCAAAACAGTACAAAATTAGGGACAAAACTAAGATATTTTAAACAAGCTCGGTGAAGCCTCTAAAGAAGCGAGCTGTTcataaattattacatttatatatttttcatcatattctaCTTGTATGTTACTATGCTAATGTTTCatacatgataatgattttaagcTTAAACTGTTTTCCTTACTGGTTGTTTTATGCCCTTCTGTGATTTACCCAGGCTCTGACCCTCAGACCATCCCATCTTCTGTAACAGTGCAAATCCTTTGTTGTTGTCTCTTAATGCTCTGTAAAAGACACAATACATCACAAAGAAAATCATATACTGCTATTAAAAGTATCCATATTTAacaattgttctttttctttgatatacactatacacaaaaaGTGCAAGATATACCACCAGGCATCAAATAATTCACTTAGTATGGTATATCACTACCCAATACAAAATACTTACACTTCTGTTGATGCTACTTCAGTCTTTTCATAAGGATTATCAGAACcaacttcccttcttcttctatcaGCTCGATCATTATAGTCTCCACTCGTAACTGGTGCACCTGTTGATGAAGTTAGGGCATACTTCTTCTTCATGGCCTGAAGTTctttcttcctcgctttctctcgaGTCTTGGCATTCTTGTATGACACGATGGAACTTCCAGGATCTATTCATATAGTTATAAGTTACACTAGTAGCAATGAAATAAACAGTATTtaacataatcatatatgatgaaaaattactccctatatcatatatctaatatattcatgacatttggagaaaaaaattatgtaaattcccaagtaataaataattcaaaataaaaaagcataaaatactaaaaaggaCATTTGAAACTGAAGCATATGCAAGAAATATTATCTAAGATTCACCTCATAATCAGACATCACAAATATTTCTCCCCTAACCAAACCTGATATGCATCAAtcaaacatatgaataaacacatatGCCATCATCcctgtaatgtataatataaacaaaaaaatgccaGTACCCCAGAccagaaacaaaaacataatgaaCAATACCATAACACCACCATCTCCTTGTTCTGTAAGTGTTtacatatggtgtatatatatacactatgaacCTCTAATGAAATGTAAATCACAATTTATCAAATCCCAAATTTCTTCATAATCTGTCAACAACCTACCCTGTGAGGAGTGATTAGCATTAACTAGTCCTGGTTCACACTCATTGCAGGTCAGCAGTCCTGGGTGAATGTGGCATTTCACCTTGACTGGACCAAACTGCAACATCCATCCATGGCCAAGCTGAAAAGTTTAGATTACTTTAGGGAATATAAAAATTCTTGTCAAATTCACACAATATATTGGcttcacaacacacaaatatgcaaaaGCAAAAAATGATCTACCCATAATCCTTTTATCAGGCTGAAGAAATAATACCATAAGGCAAAAAAAATTGGCATGGTATCCATAAATATGTTCATATGTTCTACACACTCAACAAAATCATTACCTCTACTTTTTGGCTTTTTTCCGTGGTCACTCAACTTGCGTCATTCACAAAGTTCCGTTATTGCTACCCCAAATCTTTGAGGTAGTAGTGGTGATCATCTGGGCCCTTTTGAATGATAACTTATCTCTGCATGTACCTGTTTTCATATGAAATGGGGTATCATTTCTCATATTTCTATCCCCTCACAGAAATAATGAAGATCACAATatctctaaaaaaataaaaatggggttaTGAAGTAGGTGAAAGAgtagaaaagatagagatagattaaagcaaggaaataatatatataaaaggggatataatagaaaaagatgatatatacaataggtataaaaatatgtataacaatatgtaagataaaaagatgtaaagaagaggaatggaagtaagaggaagagagatagaaatagatgtatataacataatggAATATTAGTATAAAGATTTTAATATTTGaagagatagtatagagagagagagggatggggagaatgaggagagtatatagagagaagagaaataatataagggggagaagatagagtagagaggggaaaatagagaaggatagagataataaaataagaaaaaaaagaatagatatagataaaaaaaggtaaaaggagagattaaagagagatagaaaagagagatagagaagagaagagagaaaaaatatatagtagatatatatagaatgagagaagatagataagagattagatatagagatagataagaaagtagaaaagagagagagagagagaaggagagagaaggaaggaagagagaagagagatataataggatatatatgtaatattagatgaatatctatattttatatatatatattaaaatatagagagtatatagagaaaaaataggagagaagatatgaagagatagagataaaaatagatatatagatatatatatatataatattttaaaatatatgatatatataatatatagtatatatattaaatatatagaggaTAAGATAaggggatagatatatatatggagaagaagatgtataatatatataaaatatatatattaataaaaatatatatagtagatataatatatatataaaagaaggtatattttatagagatagatagataaatagaagatataaaaggtagatatatagagatgattttaaaatatatatatataatatagatatatatataatatatatatatataaaatatgaatagaagaatatagagagagagagaaaggagataaaagaatgatagagatagaagatataaaatatatgaatatatatatattaagagataatatatatatctatattatatagatatatatatagagaaaatgtaaaagatagaattataaaaataagatatatattgagaataatataagaatatattaatatatatagatatatatagttatatatttaaaataaaatacatatatatatatcctattatatatattatagtattatatataatgtatatataaaatagatatatatatcatatattaatataatataaagtagaagatatattttaaataaatatagatatgtaaatatatactattatatattttatatatatatatatatatatatataaaagatatataatgaatagaatatatatatatatatatatgtatatatacatatatatatatattttataatatacatatatatacacacacacacacacacacaccacacacacacacacacacacacacacacacacacacacacacacacacacacacacacacacacacactaatatatatgtatatatatatatatatatatatatatatatatatattttatatatatatattataaaatatatatatataataaaaatatataaacacatgtctcAACAATATCATCAAATCAATATAATTCCaataaatgagaagagaaaaagctTACCTTGCTAATATTCAGATCAGGCAGCTGAACTAAATTCTTGGCCTCTCTACCCACTGTGCCTCCGTCTAAGGTTACTAAATGCAGTGTTCCCACCTTCACTCTCTCACTTGCACTTTCAATTACCATTAACCTTAAAGATGGTGGCACATGTACTGTTTCTGAAAATCACAGCATTTTTTGTATtcattactaaaaaatatataatattgtgtaagtgattatatattataaataaacaatatatatcatgaaaagcAAAACAATCAGTAAAAAATATGTTCATATACCAAAATTCATGCATGCACTCACTCAACATACAAACTTACATGTCCACAAGTACAGATAATTACACTCAAGTATAAATGCACGTGCACACAATCCAATGGTCAGTGCTGCAGCAATAGCAAAAAAGAGTCAATCATCAGGAGCCAAACATAGTACTGAATCCTACCTTCCCTATCAACACTCTCCTCAGCAGCCTCCTcattcctcatctcttcctcttcttcctcttgttccaaTTCTTCCTCTCCAGAGTCAGTacattccccttcttctctctcttcctcatttctttcttttgcctttcttaTCCGCTTGACCCTCTTGCCCTGTGTAAAAGACATTTTCACATCAGTGACTGAGGCTCTGTCCTTGTAAAACATATTCCTATAACCCTCCTCAGTTAGGTTCTGTATgtactttcttctcctccattaCCTCTATTCCCTCTCCATGTTCCTGCTAATGTTTTTGTCTTTgcctaatatacatacatttttacataaatacatacaagcacatacacatacatatgcagactgacacagacacagacagacggacagacacaaacacagaatgTTACAGCAGATCTGTCTAATGATCTCTCTgtctagtgatgatgatatatttatacatatcaaaaGTAGCAACCACCAGTTTTAAGGTATCAGCAGTAGCAGTACCAGtgttgattaaaaataataatggtggtggtagCAATAACAATTAATCAAGTGTCACTCATAGTGGCACCTGTCTTGTCAAATGGTACTTTTTTCTGAAATGATTCTATCAAATGAATGCTCATACAGCATGAGACAGGAACAGAGATGCTGCCATAGGTCATCAGGCTACAAAAGTCAATAAATAATAGATGACACCTTTGTTTTGATGATAAACATTCATTTAGACCAGGAATGTCAAACACATGACTCAAGGCACATTTGCTGCTCTACCCATACAGAGCCTACCTTAGTTTCATATGATTTTGTTCTGTCATATAATAgtacatatttatttctttataataatctCTTTCATGTGAACCACAAGTTTCAACAATGGCTGCCTCCATACACATGTGAAATAGATTGAAGTATAAATGCAGACAGAACAGGTCCTTGCTTCACCTGGTCTTCAAGCAACTGTCTAGTTTTGGCTCTCAAACTAGTGTAAGTACTGCAGTATGAAGTTTACCGTACTCTGTTTTTTTAGTTATACTATACTAAAAAATGTGAGTAGATTGagtttaattatctttttatactaataataatgatgataatgataataataatggtatagataattatcatgataatagtaataataatgagggtggggggagggagttgttgatgatgatgatgatgatgatgatgatgatgatgatgatgatgatgatgacgatgacgatgacgatgacgatgacgatgacgatgacgatgacgatgacgatgacgataatgattgttgatgatgatgattataataaaataataataataatgataataataataaaaacaatatgattataataataataataataataacaataataataataataataacaataataataataacaataataataacaataacaataataataataacaataataataataacaataataataacaataacaataataatcatcatcatca
This genomic interval from Penaeus monodon isolate SGIC_2016 chromosome 37, NSTDA_Pmon_1, whole genome shotgun sequence contains the following:
- the LOC119596415 gene encoding angiogenic factor with G patch and FHA domains 1-like; its protein translation is MLQFGPVKVKCHIHPGLLTCNECEPGLVNANHSSQDPGSSIVSYKNAKTREKARKKELQAMKKKYALTSSTGAPVTSGDYNDRADRRRREVGSDNPYEKTEVASTEVALRDNNKGFALLQKMGWSEGQSLGKSQKGIKQPVRKTV
- the LOC119596210 gene encoding RNA-binding protein 10-like, whose amino-acid sequence is MYSSTWEYVQQPAISPAMQTVNESALPSAEEAALELQADGKSDVCNKCCSDVNKDTVNDTSEEDGDENRKTHCECAEKTKEKERDTAKHKRHKAKKQDKILDRNTKIETQDEPKLITSDSIKKSYAVENSDQASLKDDKEYCKPDEPRLSDKEEAAHGWDNSGDMSILDQVKAAANEAVQGSGYVFQEELGLYYDYSTQYYYNAVNTKDQELSQRLASFTHSWSHLNGLWPLLLSLMWCLGPVAFKDHGGYSGLGKRVKRIRKAKERNEEEREEGECTDSGEEELEQEEEEEEMRNEEAAEESVDREGRIQYYPFHMIQVHAEISYHSEGPDDHHYYLKDLGSNNGTFVNDARLSEPRETSQEVELGHGWMLQFGPVKVKCHIHPGLLTCNECEPGLVNANHSSQDPGSSIVSYKNAKTREKARKKELQAMKKKYALTSSTGAPVTSGDYNDRADRRRREVGSDNPYEKTEVASTEVALRDNNKGFALLQKMGWSEGQSLGKSQKGIKQPIQPETVVGRAGFGLVVADVTPSVAEKKREKVLQITKQRYNQT